One region of Purpureocillium takamizusanense chromosome 4, complete sequence genomic DNA includes:
- a CDS encoding uncharacterized protein (EggNog:ENOG503NXQ3~TransMembrane:1 (i515-532o)) yields the protein MESLSSPALASSDSLDTPTNSVIGVGPLRSIAPFLHDISASARETFLDFLSQLRTNPDYLATRICALTSSELNAFLSFHKGLEPVESVLPFHGRSGTRSHSGAPARNGHNADIERLLSFQRHDPLSILIHTCFANSAGPDSLEDQRRTDIWSTVLARLIQQPKSSSEHFLISVLNIWTAMRDWSGKSNMEWYLMKILEDGAFLLDRAEDQHGTRFNLSDWNQSDELAAKAFYDKAVDELFELIDDEDATGIPEGLLELGNAIIKKLDSKYVENTSKWFVWRCLFFVFLLGVIVHPESYGMLAEYHITPYAREKILKKVAMKAHEYVSSMWSGKPSATCVPVQVPPKIKAHVEGILARFQGARSKVPAAKLLPARSITSLRETVEVHPYLVISPADLLTLVNALFPEKRPLSAGSSMRSGQVSVSGLSAISQPIAMVGSRANFETASIISTSVSSALSDGAASREGLSDDHNTATPQRYSPPSVDPEAQRRLNKYEDDGYRLRLALHELSQNLGPENLRGSCHPCAERWAVLFVSSDGRALSMNMTYDPDDERDEEENSSSVDTDDEDGESGPELDKDYHQLRDSILRLVEDYEIPRSLEADSERAQLSNRASRLKRYKSRTKIITPEKTMSSRNPYRQHVAKEPTSSTSDGVVDEPDPILITMLKAASARSKAQADFVSAHAYWKTLKQLNALGSQSLRENGFAVLINIFSRGPKDSIRRSAAAIEEYDAWLVWLKQSQERHEGLIDQMMRRVRAMRDKMWFVTDVRNSREYAHSRDVCQALKTMGMPRRWNSFQRSRTNTSRGQSASYLYRTESQVMDLLAASEEQGGPNKLSDDQAEKTALWLQQYNVENFCQSEERIHRFCCEVDRCISQLIGETIREAPVLWSSELYKRDKIVYDRMRIREREQTAAADDSSSLLSDGDRRFASSLNRSGAYARDLRGVGSQHHLDSARAGSRAGAHLSDIVDGQEYFEKASPIHTIDSASTFWSPFQPAMSPGSLASRAYSPTTSLTNLSTTFSGPLYHSQLPSSSSVSFGRPATSASSNETVFPPRAEDEKSRFLNELRRSVTSLLLSDLGNLVLARGSETDVWFDNLGQQCIDRKEALDRRARRRSERREKDRQSKSSPRPRVIEKKKSCNNLRGVGDGAGERSSGSLEATTPKPDQEVSAVGSGGDGHGRPIQKETASDFPFKKAFQRLLNMFSVHPNPHAKLNALNELEHLIVASLLSSGSKRPRASRSDAGSSVVVAEENGAINRHAQLEGTIDNIKERRSQALQSSLPSTGLVYQSRQSNSETRSVLSGSASNTDAITKELQMLFRDASIRPKSLFRDLQMIASFVPPSILDKSDKGKAFWNTGLAALKVKSEVCRTMVEMADEIIAARANTRKSAGEGGGPVAEAVPSATGTPPPPSSTYKMDDAGKMWAITAKEGYATAQRELALFYLSNPEFVERTTLPLSKPREVFKQVVMEKYGRTERARGSVGGPNAGGMGGGSGGTRPQGMSANAPDGLAMGTTEGDVRNDAGIMCVAVHWMEAAEQGGDELASSFLRQNEFAGLS from the coding sequence ATGGAGTCCCTCTCCTCACCGGCTCTGGCTTCGTCTGACAGCTTGGACACGCCCACTAATTCCGTAATCGGCGTTGGACCCCTTCGCTCCATTGCCCCCTTCTTGCATGATATTTCCGCGTCAGCCAGAGAAACGTTTCTTGATTTCTTGTCTCAGCTTCGCACCAACCCGGACTACCTGGCCACCCGGATCTGTGCGCTGACAAGCTCCGAGCTGAACGCCTTCCTCAGCTTTCACAAGGGCTTGGAGCCGGTTGAGTCGGTGCTGCCCTTCCATGGCCGGTCCGGCACCCGGTCCCACTCGGGCGCACCCGCCCGGAACGGCCACAATGCCGACATCGAGCGGCTGCTTTCTTTCCAGCGGCACGACCCGCTGTCCATCTTGATCCATACTTGCTTTGCTAACTCGGCGGGGCCGGACAGCTTAGAGGACCAGCGGAGGACTGACATCTGGTCCACCGTCTTGGCAAGGCTCATCCAGCAGCCCAAGTCGAGCAGCGAGCACTTCTTGATATCTGTCTTGAACATTTGGACTGCTATGCGGGACTGGTCCGGAAAATCCAACATGGAGTGGTACCTCATGAAGATTCTCGAAGATGGCGCCTTTCTCTTGGACAGGGCCGAGGACCAGCACGGAACACGCTTCAACCTCTCAGACTGGAACCAGTccgacgagctggccgccaaggcctTTTATGACAAGGCTGTGGACGAACTCTtcgagctcatcgacgacgaggacgcaACGGGCATACCCGAGGGCCTGCTGGAGCTCGGCAATGCCAtcatcaagaagctcgacagCAAGTATGTCGAAAACACGTCCAAATGGTTTGTTTGGAGATGTCTCTTCTTTGTGTTCCTCCTCGGGGTCATTGTCCATCCAGAGTCGTATGGAATGCTGGCCGAATACCACATCACGCCCTATGCCAGGGAGAAGATTTTGAAAAAGGTCGCCATGAAGGCCCACGAGTACGTTTCCAGCATGTGGAGCGGTAAGCCCTCGGCCACTTGCGTTCCTGTTCAGGTACCAcccaagatcaaggcccACGTGGAAGGCATACTGGCTAGATTCCAAGGCGCACGGTCCAAGGTACCCGCTGCCAAGCTGCTTCCTGCTAGGTCCATCACGTCTTTGAGAGAAACCGTCGAGGTCCACCCATACCTGGTCATCAGTCCCGCGGACTTGCTCACGTTGGTGAATGCCCTGTTCCCCGAGAAGAGACCACTCTCAGCAGGCTCGAGCATGCGGTCCGGTCAGGTTTCCGTCTCAGGCCTGTCGGCCATCTCACAGCCCATCGCCATGGTGGGTAGCAGGGCCAACTTCGAGACCGCGTCCATTATTAGCACCAGTGTTTCCTCGGCACTCAGCGACGGCGCTGCTTCACGCGAGGGCCTTTCGGACGATCACAATACGGCTACCCCACAACGGTATAGCCCCCCATCTGTCGACCCCGAGGCCCAGAGGCGCTTGAACAAgtacgaggacgacgggtACCGTCTGCGGCTCGCCCTTCACGAACTGAGCCAGAATCTAGGGCCCGAGAACCTGCGGGGATCCTGCCACCCCTGTGCAGAACGGTGGGCTGTTCTCTTTGTATCATCCGATGGGCGTGCATTATCTATGAACATGACGTATGATCCAGATGATGAGCGTGACGAAGAGGAAAATTCCTCGAGCGTCGATAcggacgacgaagatggtGAGAGTGGCCCAGAGCTCGACAAGGACTACCATCAACTCCGAGACTCTATTCTCAGGCTGGTGGAGGACTACGAGATACCACGCAGTCTGGAAGCCGACAGCGAGAGAGCCCAGCTGAGCAATCGCGCGTCGAGACTCAAAAGGTACAAGTCCAGGACCAAGATCATCACTCCGGAAAAGACCATGTCCAGCAGAAACCCATACCGACAGCACGTCGCCAAGGAACCGACATCAAGTACCtcggacggcgtcgtcgacgagcctgATCCCATCCTGATTACCATGCTCAAGGCGGCTTCCGCACGATCCAAAGCGCAGGCTGACTTTGTCTCGGCTCACGCATACTGGAAGACGCTGAAACAACTCAACGCACTGGGGTCCCAGTCTCTCCGCGAGAACGGATTCGCTGTACTCATCAACATATTCTCCCGTGGCCCCAAGGACTCGATACGAAGGTCCGCGGCGGCTATTGAGGAGTACGATGCGTGGCTGGTGTGGCTCAAGCAGAGCCAAGAGAGGCACGAGGGCCTGATCGATCAGATGATGAGACGCGTCAGGGCCATGCGAGACAAAATGTGGTTCGTCACGGACGTTCGGAACTCTAGGGAGTACGCACACAGCCGCGATGTCTGCCAGGCGCTCAAGACGATGGGGATGCCCCGGCGGTGGAACTCGTTCCAGCGATCGCGGACCAACACGAGCCGCGGCCAGAGCGCCTCATATCTTTACCGCACCGAGTCGCAGGTCATGGACCTGCTAGCAGCATCCGAGGAACAGGGCGGGCCAAACAAGCTCAGCGATGATCAAGCCGAGAAGACTGCGCTATGGCTACAACAATACAACGTGGAAAACTTTTGCCAGAGCGAAGAAAGGATCCACCGGTTCTGCTGCGAGGTTGACCGCTGCATCTCACAGCTGATTGGCGAGACGATACGCGAAGCACCAGTCTTGTGGTCGAGCGAACTCTACAAGCGCGACAAGATTGTGTATGACCGCATGCGAATTCGCGAGCGAGAGCagaccgcggcggcggacgacagCTCAAGCCTCCTTAGCGATGGTGACCGCCGCTTTGCCTCGTCGCTGAACCGCTCCGGCGCGTACGCCCGGGATCTTCGGGGCGTTGgcagccagcaccaccttGACTCGGCTCGAGCTGGCAGCCGTGCGGGCGCCCATCTGTCCGACATCGTGGACGGCCAGGAGTACTTTGAGAAGGCATCTCCAATCCACACCATCGACTCGGCCAGCACGTTCTGGTCGCCATTCCAGCCTGCCATGTCCCCCGGCTCGCTAGCCTCGAGAGCCTACTCTCCGACGACCAGCCTCACCAATCTGTCGACGACATTCTCAGGACCGCTGTATCACTCGCAGCTACCATCAAGCTCCAGTGTCTCTTTTGGGCGaccggccacgtcggcgtctTCCAACGAGACGGTCTTCCCTCCAAGAGCAGAAGACGAGAAAAGCCGCTTTCTGAACGAGCTAAGGCGGTCGGTGACCAGTTTGCTTCTATCCGACCTTGGGAACCTGGTACTCGCCCGCGGGTCGGAGACGGATGTCTGGTTTGACAACCTTGGACAGCAGTGTATCGACAGGAAAGAAGCGCTCgatcgacgagcccgccgccgatccGAGAGAAGAGAAAAGGATAGACAGAGCAAAAGCTCTCCTAGGCCGAGAGTCAttgagaagaagaagagctgcAATAACCTGCGCGGCGTTGGAGATGGAGCAGGCGAGCGATCATCTGGCTCcttggaggcgacgacgcccaagcCCGACCAGGAAGTTTCAGCCGTCGgcagcggtggtgatgggcaCGGCCGGCCAATACAAAAAGAAACGGCTTCCGACTTTCCTTTCAAAAAGGCGTTCCAACGACTTCTCAACATGTTCTCCGTCCATCCGAACCCCCATGCCAAGCTCAATGCGCTTAACGAGCTGGAGCATCTTATCGTGGCATCGCTGTTGTCCAGCGGGTCGAaacggccgagggcgagtcGATCGGACGCTGGCTCAAGCGTGGTCGTCGCTGAAGAGAACGGGGCCATCAACCGTCACGCCCAACTGGAAGGCACAATCGATAACATCAAGGAGCGCCGGTCTCAAGCTCTCCAGTCGTCTCTGCCGTCTACAGGGCTGGTCTACCAATCTCGGCAATCCAACTCGGAGACGCGGTCCGTCTTGTCGGGAAGCGCATCCAACACGGACGCAATCACAAAGGAGCTACAGATGCTGTTTCGTGACGCGTCCATCCGGCCAAAATCATTGTTCCGCGATCTCCAGATGATAGCGTCATTCGTCCCACCGAGCATCCTAGACAAGTCGGACAAGGGAAAGGCGTTTTGGAACACGGGCTTGGCGGCTCTCAAGGTCAAGTCGGAGGTGTGTCGAACCATGGTGGAGATGGCCGACGAGATCATCGCGGCCCGCGCGAACACGCGCaagtcggcgggcgagggaggcgggcCCGTGGCGGAGGCAGTtccctcggcgacgggcacgccgcctcctccgtcgaGCACATACAAGATGGACGACGCAGGGAAGATGTGGGCGATTACGGCCAAGGAAGGGTATgcgacggcgcagcgcgAGCTGGCTCTCTTCTACCTGTCGAACCCCGAGTTTGTGGAGAGAACGACGCTCCCGCTGTCCAAGCCCAGGGAGGTTTTCAAGCAGGTGGTCATGGAGAAGTATGGACGGACGGAACGGGCGCGAGGCAGCGTGGGAGGACCAaacgcgggcggcatgggcggtggcagcggcggcacgcgGCCGCAGGGCATGTCGGCCAACGCCCCGGACGGATTAGCCATGGGCACGACTGAAGGCGACGTCAGGAACGACGCGGGGATCATGTGCGTGGCGGTGCACTGGATGGAAGCGGCCGAacaaggcggcgacgagctggcgtCGAGTTTCTTGCGGCAAAACGAATTTGCGGGTCTGTCGTGA